The sequence taaatttgggCATTCTGCTTTGGCTCCCAGTACTTGTCTCCACTTGTGAAAAAGTGATGTTGATTTTTCCTACAAGCCATCTTTAGGTGTCTAGCGAGGTAGGTGTCTGCCCGAGTGAATCTGGAGAGAGCCTGGGCTCTTAAGCTGGGGTGAAGCACGCTGTGGGTAGTGTGTGCACAGAGGCgcctctgcctccagctttcctaCCCCACCTGGGAGACCTCTGAGCACATTTAAAGAACTCTTTAATGGGTGAGAACCCCaatactttgattttaaaatactgtttaagaaagaaggaaaaaagactcCTTGTGTGCCAGTGTTAGCCTTCCTAGCCTTCCCAGAAAGCCTGGCCACATCCATATTATTTCAATAGGTAAGAATTCccaattcctccctgtctgaAGTACCTTCCCTTCCATGACTGATTATCAAAGCTCCAGGGAAGCTTCCCCTGCATAGGGAAAACTTTGGAGCAGTTTCAGGACACTTCCATATAGCTCCCAGGGAGTCAGCAGCAGGGGAGGTGTGATATCCCTCCTGAGGCTCTGCAGCACACCTGCACTGCTCTgcctcttttttaaaaggccCATCAGCAGCTGGGCCAGCTCCTTTGGAGGCTCCAGAATTATTCAGTCATTACAGCAGGAGGAGAATAATCCATAGGACTTCCTTTTGAAGCAGGACCACATAAAGCAGGGGAGGGgtcctggaaagaaaaggaacactCTAAAGGTATGTTGCTTactagagaaggaaaaaaagcaaaaatcctaAGCCGTGTTTCTCTGCTAGCTTAGTCACTCTCCTGAACAGAGCAGTTAGTTAGACCTTCCTGTGAGTTGGAGGAGGCTCTTAGAGATGCCATCTATCCAGCTCTCCAAATGCTGCTGTGCAAGTTGTGCGATGCAGCCCCATCAGTGATAATAAAGCTTTCCCGTAGCTCTGATGAGCTGATGTGggtgctgcccctgcccacGGGTGAGCCTACACCAGCAGGGATGCCAAAGGcattgctgctctgcaggcaagGGCTTGGGCCACAGGTCTGCTGGGACTATTTTTAGTAGCTCCCTGGCAAATTTAGGGAGAAGGCAGTTTATCATCAGACCTTGAAAGGTTACGTGTAGCCGCTACCACCTCACCAATATATTTTGGATCTGCAAGCAAATTTATCTTTAAAGTCTGATAAAGGGTATCATAATAATGTGAAGTTCTGTGTACctgtggatttttatttcttgtgcaCCGAAATaccttgctgggtttttttcctgattattttttccctagaCACAAATTTTATGTTGATTCACAAAATTCTGCACTTGTAAATTAACTTCTCTAGCATCATTTCCCCAGGTTTGTGTTTCTAGCAATTtgacttttgtcttttttttttttttgtttaacctTTGCATTATTACTCATTTTCAAATGCCAAAGCAGGCACCTTGTTAACCTAACTAGTTCCAAGACTGCTTTCCTAAGTCTACCTGCAGCACCTCTTAGCTCATTCCAGGGTGGGTTAAGCCACAGAGCTATTTCCTATCTTGTCCTAGAAATGCTTTTATCTCAGCACTAGGAACCTGTACCAGCAGTCTTAGCGAGACCTATCTAACTAAATTCTCACAGAATAGTTGTGGCTGTACCTCCCCTCAGTCTTCCTTGCAAGAACCCACTGGAAAGCAGCACAGATTTTTATCTGAAGAAGTGATTGTGCTTCCATATACGAGGCTTCCCTGGCAGGGAGATGACCTCTACCTTAGCCCCACTGACAGCAGGAAAAATTGCCACCTTGATTTAAATTTCTCAACAActgttaaaaaatgtttccGGCAATACAGGAAAACACTTGGACCTTTTCAACTCACAGGTTTGTCAATATTCTGATCCTGGTCACTTGGTGTATAAATAGGCATAAATCCCAATGGACTTCTCTTTGCATTTGagaagttaaaattattttttccctccaaggAGACTGGCATTTTAAATTCCTCCTTTTCATGGTCCCGGTAACTTTGTAGAAGTGGAGGAGTCTATTAAGTTACAGGATCTTTGAAAGGGACACCAATAATCAAGTCAGTGCTCAATGGAACAAGGTTTTTCCCACAAATCATGATTGATATCTGTGTCATTAGCAGGGTAGCTGCCCATCTCTTATCATGACTGACAGGTTAATAAGGGACCTGGGGCTATCTTTTCACTGCTAGAACACAACCTAACcaattgcttttaaatgattGCTAATTTGACAGAATATAAGCAGAATGCATAAATATATCTGGAATAATGTCTAATGCAGCTTTTACTCCTGGTATTCTGAGCCATCCCAttttagaaaacagatttgaatGTAGTTactagatctttttttttttcttagacactcagtttttttaaagaaaatcttgtaGTTGTTCTTTGGTTCAATTAGGAGCAAAAGAGAAGGGAGTTTTGTAATGCAATTGTCctgtaaaggaaaatgttttaaattggGGAGATTATGTGAGCAGACCACCTGTAGGGCATTCATAGCTCGTTTCTATAATGCTCCAAGCCATGCCTTGCTGCCTGCAGTCTGGCTAACAATGCAgggaaaagctgtttaaaaggctgttctcccttttccctctggtGTTCACTAACTGTTACAAGTCttcctcttaaaataaaaaaaaaaaaagtcccacgTCCCTTTAATTGAAGAACTTTAAGGCTCCATGGTGGCCAATTGGTCTGCAACAAGAGGAAccaggcagcagggaaagaaaCTTCAGACTATACATCACATTTGGTGAAGAGAAAAGATCAAAGTTTTCCCAAACTCAAAAGAAACCAAGTTCCCTACAGATTAACCCTATTCATTTAGCTCCTCTTAAAGGAATGATGTTCTGAGCCACTGGGCAGACAGGTAAAAAGTTCAACAATTGCCAAAGCATTCTTCTGTTAATTCAACAGCCTTCTGCTCAAATAAATTAGCTTAGTCCTGACAGAAGAACAATACCTTTTCTCTTGAAAAAGGACCATATTTGATATACAAAAGTTAAGTATGAAAGGTTAAGATGTTAGTTTAATCTGTTAAGAAGAGATTGATCTAACAAATCTCAACTTGCTGTTCCACCACAGTACATGATCTatgaatttaaaacattaacCTTTTACACTTCAGCATGCATCTCTGGAAAGCTAGGTGCTTACAGAAGTGTAGACAACAGATATGAGAGGTGTGTGTGCACATTCCTAAAATAACACCCATTTTAAAAGGATCCTTAACATGCCATGTGAGATGACTCTTTTGTAAAGGCTCAGTTTAAAGACACTGTCATCTTTCAAAAAGCAGGAATATGGTAAGGCACGTCCCAGTTTTGGCAAATACTTTTTCAGAACAACTTGTTGAatgacttgttttctttttgtctaaGTGTCTCACTGCTTTAATAGAGGCAGCCATCTAGTATACAGTAATGACCAGAGCATGAATGTAGTGGATAGTTTATAGAACCACCTAAAGACATAGCAGCTGGAACAACCAGGGCAGGAGTAGgggaaaagcttgaaaaagtCATTTATCAAAAGTCATTTTATTGACAAAATAGAATACTCATATTTGCTCTTACAGGGGTAGCCTCTACacttttttacaaaaaaaatttacagacTGTATAGCTTTggatatatacatattttacacATCTGTACAAGGTAACAAataattatataaatacatCCTTTAATGTAGGAAACCCGTATTTAGCTGGGGTGTATAATTAAGACATGTTTTGATTCAGTCTGTATTGTAAGGCATTTGCCTGGTCACCAATATCCCAAAAACCTGTAGTCCCAGCAGACTCCCACCTCAGGATGGCGGGGGGAAGGAAGACTATCCCTCCCATGAGCGAAGAGCTGCTGTTAGTCCAGAGTGAATCAGAAGCCACTGTGCCTTGCCCTCTGCAAGACACGGGTGAGCCTCTACCCTCCTCTGCCAGCAAAATAATAAGCTGGCTCCTTGAAGTACATGCTCCCTGCATATGaatggaggggaaggaggagggggctggagctTGGGGCCTCTGCCAGCTGCATTGTTCTATACAAGCTGTGGCTAATAAGGACCATTAGGGGTTCATTAATGGCACCAAACAGTGAGGGGGCATTTTAGGCAGGCCAGCGTCCCTCATTGCCTAGCCTTTcgcctctctctcccccctcctcacACTTGAGACAGGGGCATCTGCTTGGGGTAGGAGACAGAGCTGGCAGTGCCGGACCTCCACGTCAGGCCAGTGCTGACATCGCTGTAGAGGGAGCCACCGCCTCCAGCCCCAAGTCCTCCTGCTGTGGCGATTGCCGCCTGCgcgcctgctcctgcccctgcgCCCCCAGCCACGGCAGCACCTTTGCTGGCCCAGCAGCAGCGGGTGCAGAGGGCCCTCCAGGACTCAAGGGTCTTGCCAGACCAGACCCAAACACCAGAGGTGATGCCCACCACCAGGCACATGAAGTACTTGAGCATGAAGACAGCATAGTCAGGGCGGCGGGCCTGATCAGGCTGCTGGTCACGCAGGCAGGGGCAGTTGTGCGTGGCCTCCCAGCGGGGCCGGTTGTGCTGCTCATAGAAGAGGCAGGCGACCACGCTGGCAGCTGGCACAGTGTAGAGCACGGTGAAGAGGCCCAGGCGTATCATCAGCTTCTCCAGCTTGTGGGTCTTGGTGGGGCCGCCCTGCTGCTTGATGACACTGCGGATGCGGAAGAGCGAGACGAAGCCAGCGAGCAGGAACATGGAGCCGATGGCCAAGTAGATGAGCAGCGGTGCCAGCACGAAGCCCCGTAAGTTCTCCAGGCTCTGGTTGCCCACGTAGCAAATGCCAGCCACGGGGTCCCCATCCACGGAGCTGAGCGCCAGCACAGCAATGGACTTGACACTGGGGAGCAGCCAGGCGGCCAGGTGGAAATACTGCGCGTAGCCGGCGATGGCCTCGTTGCCCCACTTCATGCCGGCGGCGAGGAACCAGGTGAGGGAGAGGATGACCCACCAGATGGAGCTGGCCATGCCGAAGAAGTAGACGAGCAGGAAGACCACGGTGCACAGCGCCGGGCCGGTGCTCTCGTACCGCACGTGCTCGGCCACCGCCAGCTCCGGCTGCAGCtcggccgcgccgcccgccgcgccgcgcccccccgccgccgcagcccccgccgccgcaccgccgccggcccccgccgccccggcccccgcgccgcccgcccccgcgccgccgctGCACGCCACCTTCTCGTGTCCGGCCACCAGGCGCACCAAGTAGCCGAGGGAAACGAAGAGGTAGCAGGCGGCCAGGAAGATGATGGGGCGCTCGGGGTACTTGAAGCGCTCCATGTCGATGAGGAAGGTGGAGACGGTGGCGAAGGTGGAGAGGAAGCACAGCACGGACCAGAGCCCGATCCAGAAGGCGGTGAAGGCGCGCTCGTCGGGGCTGAAGTAGGGGTTGTGGCAGGGCAGCGCGCAGTTGGCGATCTGCCCCGTCTTGACGCGGTTGTAGAGCGGGTGCCGCTCGCTGGACACCGACACCATGGGCGCCCGGCACTGGCAGCCCGGCTCgcagggcggcggcggccgcggctTGCGCGGGGCCtcggccggcggggcggcgggggggcgccTTGGCGGGGCCGCCGGGCCTGGCGCCGCGGAGCGGGGGCttggcgggcggcggggcggccgtgGTGAGGTCCGTGCGGTTATAGTCCATGCAGAGCGTGTCCGGG comes from Grus americana isolate bGruAme1 chromosome 2, bGruAme1.mat, whole genome shotgun sequence and encodes:
- the FZD8 gene encoding LOW QUALITY PROTEIN: frizzled-8 (The sequence of the model RefSeq protein was modified relative to this genomic sequence to represent the inferred CDS: deleted 1 base in 1 codon), with amino-acid sequence MEWSYLLEITSLLAALSLLQRAGCAAASAAAAASSSSAKELSCQEITVPLCKGIGYNYTYMPNQFNHDTQDEAGLEVHQFWPLVEIQCSSDLRFFLCSMYTPICLEDYKKPLPPCRSVCERAKAGCAPLMRQYGFAWPDRMRCDRLPEQGSPDTLCMDYNRTDLTTAAPPPAKPPLRGARPGGPAKAPPAAPPAEAPRKPRPPPPCEPGCQCRAPMVSVSSERHPLYNRVKTGQIANCALPCHNPYFSPDERAFTAFWIGLWSVLCFLSTFATVSTFLIDMERFKYPERPIIFLAACYLFVSLGYLVRLVAGHEKVACSGGAGAGGAGAGAAGAGGGAAAGAAAAGGRGAAGGAAELQPELAVAEHVRYESTGPALCTVVFLLVYFFGMASSIWWVILSLTWFLAAGMKWGNEAIAGYAQYFHLAAWLLPSVKSIAVLALSSVDGDPVAGICYVGNQSLENLRGFVLAPLLIYLAIGSMFLLAGFVSLFRIRSVIKQQGGPTKTHKLEKLMIRLGLFTVLYTVPAASVVACLFYEQHNRPRWEATHNCPCLRDQQPDQARRPDYAVFMLKYFMCLVVGITSGVWVWSGKTLESWRALCTRCCWASKGAAVAGGAGAGAGAQAAIATAGGLGAGGGGSLYSDVSTGLTWRSGTASSVSYPKQMPLSQV